From the genome of Deinococcus sp. AJ005, one region includes:
- a CDS encoding NYN domain-containing protein, with the protein MNAPRIALFIDGANVYSAAKRLGWNFDHRKILDHFAAQGTLYNAFYYTAVPLPIDDKQRRFTDALTYMGYTVRTRPLRESTDENGDTSRRASLDIEIVTDLLTTTNLYDTAVLLTGDGDFERPVEVLRARGKRVIVASIPEMTSYELRNAADLYVDLGDLRAQIERPGYRLPSDGRGEQRSPDTKAAEGRPFYMTAALAENDER; encoded by the coding sequence ATGAACGCACCACGGATTGCACTTTTTATTGACGGGGCCAATGTCTACTCGGCGGCCAAGCGGCTGGGCTGGAACTTCGATCACCGCAAGATACTGGACCACTTTGCCGCGCAGGGCACCCTCTACAACGCCTTTTACTACACCGCTGTGCCCCTGCCCATCGACGACAAGCAGCGCCGTTTCACCGATGCGCTGACCTACATGGGCTACACCGTCCGCACCCGCCCCCTGCGCGAGAGTACCGACGAGAACGGCGACACCTCCCGCCGCGCCAGCCTGGACATCGAGATCGTCACGGACCTGCTGACCACCACCAATCTGTACGACACCGCCGTGCTGCTGACTGGTGACGGCGATTTCGAGCGCCCGGTGGAGGTGCTGCGGGCACGGGGCAAACGCGTGATCGTCGCCAGCATCCCCGAGATGACCAGTTACGAGCTGCGCAACGCCGCCGACCTGTACGTGGACCTGGGTGACCTGCGTGCCCAGATCGAGCGCCCTGGCTACCGTCTGCCCAGCGACGGGCGGGGGGAACAGCGCAGCCCGGACACGAAGGCGGCGGAGGGGCGTCCCTTCTACATGACCGCCGCGCTGGCCGAAAACGATGAGCGCTGA